DNA sequence from the Nicotiana tomentosiformis chromosome 3, ASM39032v3, whole genome shotgun sequence genome:
CGCTTCAGATACTATTCACATGCTAATTCTGTCAAATATGACTACCGTAATTTTTCGACTATGAATGTTTTTTTTCAATTTAAACGGTTCAGATGTTGTTCACATGCTAATTCTGTCAAATATGACTACCGTCATTTTTCGACTATgaatatttttttctaatttaaaCGGTTCAGATGCTAATTCTGTCAAATACGGCTACCGtcgtgttataaatatatgaaagATTAACAGTGCTAAGTTTTGATAAACATAAGGACTACAACTGctaaaatatactatataagacTAATTTACACCAACCGAAAACATAAGGGACCAGTTTTGTCATTTTCTCCTAATATGGCCTTTAGGATTTGTAAGTTGTAACTTCACCTTTTGAAGcggaaaatagaaaaagaaaagcttCGACCTTCTCTTTTTTCTCGACATTCACCGCCGCTGCTCCGCCAGTCCAGCCTCGGATATCGAGTGCCAGCTACTCCGCCACTCCGCCAGCCGTTCACCAATCGCCGGAGCAGGTATACTTGGATTTACACCTCTCCAGCATTTCCTAATGCTGTGTTTACATCAATAACACTGTGACATTACCTATAAAAAGAACAAGATAAGTTGGTTGAGAACattccttcaaatttttaacactCACATATTGTAGTAATTAGTTTCTGTGCAAGCAGTAGGCATTTGGTTTGGAGATGCCCAAATTTGAAAAGGCTCAACTAAACCCCAAGCCCTACATAGCTGAGTTACCAATTCGCACAAATCAAAACCGAAAGAGAAAAACTTAATTGTACCGAatttaatttggtttggtttcagtTTAGAGTTTTGTagaaaccgaaaccgaaaatacCGAATCAAATTTTCCAAAACCTAACCGAGCTGACTGATAAGCGCTCAGACGAAATTCAGTTGTACGTTTAACCCTCTTTTTTCCTCCTTTCCTCTGATTCTCTTTTATCTGTAGTTTGTAAAAAAAGTCATTatctgcttttttttttttttttttttgtggtttgTTTGTGGGGTTTAATTTGTTTTTTTGTCTGGATATAAAATAACTACAGAAAAAATCTTGAAATGTTTTATTGAGTTAATTATTTTGGATGTTTTTTCCTAATCAAAATAGTTGCACTCGATAAACCCTTGAAAAACATGGCATTGATAAATGGGTATGGCGAATCTTGATTGTATATGATGTATGCTTTATGGACCATAAAATACGAAGCATTCAATATTCTATATATCATATGATTCTTTGGTGTCATTTATCTTCCAGATTTTTGGGCTTTCAAATTGTTTTGCTTGGATAGAGAATATTTTTTCTTGCGAGTTTTGAAATGGTTTCGTCTGGATAGAAAATTGCTTTTGAAATTTTAGAAgttggattttgattttgatgttatggaTGTTGTTAACTAAGCTGCTGAATGAGCTGATTTAACATTTTGAAAACCTCAAGTTGGCTGACACTATTGTAATTATATGTAAATTAGGGTACCACTTTACCTAGCTGTCAATGATGAAGAGGGTATGGAGAATCTCGGATGCTTCCCAGACGGAAGCAATTCTCCAAAGATTTTCTGAAAATTATAGAAAACATTCATGGTGTTACACGATTGCACGAGCTTCAGCTAATACGTTGTGGGTTCGAGGACTAGCAGGCGGAGCAGCTTCTTCCCAACCTGCCTGGTCACAGGTATTTGCTTTGTTCGCAGACAGGTGGAGTCACGCTGATTCATTGGTCAAACAGGATCTGAGAGAAAGGGTTTCACATTTAAGGGATGAGTTGCTAGCTTGCAGTGGTGATGCTGAAAAGATTGAGAGAATATTAGCAGATAGAGGGGTTTTGTTGTTTAGGAGGTATGCAGATGGTTCTGCGGTTGTTGAGCTCTTAAAACAGCTAAAATCTTCTCCCCAATTAGCGCTCCAGGTGATTTTATTTCTGTACGTATTATACTTATTATCTGTACGTAGCAACATACCATATCCTCATTGTAACTGAACCGATTTTGTTTTGCGATGGTTGACTTATTTTTTGTCTGACAGATTCATTATTTGCCAGTTATAAACTACATATAAATTCTGCTAACCACcaatctttgaaataaaaaaggataaaataaatataaatatggaATCTTGGTCAAAGAGGACTTGTTGACACTGCAAAGGTCAATTGAATTGGGACCTCGTAGACTGCTTGTGTGAATTTAACTTTTATGATTACATTATGTAAACTAGGCGTGGGAAATAATAATGGAGTTGAGTTTGTGGATGAGACAAAAATGAGGCGTTTCTCTTCTTTTGGCAATATTAGACGATTCTCTTTTCGGTTAATCAATAGTAATTTCGTGTCATTCTAGTAGTCACAATTTAAGAAATGTCTTGTATGCCTTCACTGTATTATGTACTTCTTCTCAATGTCTTCTACCTAAGACCAGATGTTAAGTCTATGATCACtgctattttttttttggttgaggAAGTAACGTACTTTGTCTGTTTTCTCAGGCTTTTGACTGGAGGAGAAGACAATTGGATTACTGGACTCCCATGACAGCTGAGGAGTATTCCAAGGCTATTGTTGTGGCTGGAAGGTTAAAGAATGTTGATCTTGCAGCTGAACTATTCAAAGAGGCTTCCAACAAGCAACTCAAGTCCACCTCTTTATATAACGCCCTTATGACTGCTTATATGTTCAATGGTTTGGCTGTAAAGTGTCAATCAGTTTTTCGGGACTTGAAGAGGGAAGCAACATGTACTCCAACTATTGTAACATACAACATACTTATCTCGGTGTTTGGTAGATTAATGTTGATAGATCACATGGAGGCAACCTTACGGGAAATAAATGATTTGAATATCTGCCCAAATGTTAGTACATACAACAATTTAATTGCTGGGTATATCACAGCGTGGATGTGGGATGATGTGGAGAAGACATATAGAATCATGAAGGCAGGAGGTGTCACACCTGATCTTGCTACCCATTTATTGATGCTTCGAGGATATGCACATTCTGGTAAGTTGGATAAGATGGAAGAGATCTATGAGCTTGTCAAAGGTCATGTTGATCAGTACGGGATCCCATTAATTCGATCTATGATATGTGCTTACAGTAAAAGTTCTGACGTAAATAAAGTTCAAAAGATTGAAGAGTTGATGAGGTTGATTCCTAAAGATGATTATAGGCCTTGGTTGAATGTCATATTAATCTGTCTGTATGCAAAGGAGGATTTATTAGACGAGATGGAAAATTCAATAAATGAGGCATTTAAACGTAACACGTCCGTCACAACAGTTGGTgtcatgctttgcatcatttcaAGTTATTTCCGAAACAATGCAGTAGACGAGCTTGCTAATTTTGTTAGCCGTGCAGAATGTGCTGGTTGGAAAATATGTAGGTCCCTTTACCACTGCAAGATGGTTATGTATGCTTCACAAAGGCGACTCATTGAAATGGAGCAAGTTCTTGGCGAGATGGATAAAGTGAACTTGGACTGTTCAAAGAAAACGTTTTGGATATTACTTAAAGCCTACACAACGTGGGGGGAAAAGGATAAACTTCATCAGGTCTTGGGTATGATGTGCAAGCATGGATATGGAATTCCTACGAATGGATGAACGTGGTAGTTCATATTTCAATTTACTCCTGTCATCTTGCTTTGAAGGTCGTGGTTAACTGATTGTAATGCTGctggaatttgggattttgatgAAGCCAGTTGACACTCTTATTTAGTTCTCCCTTTTCTTGTTCCCTCTCATTGCTGATATACAACAGTTAAAAGCTCAAGCGATGAAAGCATTTCTATTTTACAGAAGAGTTAAGTCAAGCATGTGTGATGAACATGTCTGCTTATTGTCAATAAAATTCTGGGTAATTTAGACATCTCATAGTACTTAGTTATGTAACTTTACGTGTCTTATAACGGGAAACTGCATTGCCATGTACCGCTTCTCTATTTTGCTCTAAAATCTTCTACAGCCTCTTCGGTTCATCGCCTTCCAGCTTTTCTGGGTTTTAGCATCATCTCTCCACTACTAACTTTGTATGTTCTTTCTATTCTGCTTTCCTATTTTTTCTTGTATTATTATCTTTTATATATACGCTTCTGACTCTGACAATATAACTGCTCTCTCTTCTTGGCTGTTCTTGCTAGATTCTTTGTTGCTGCACCCGCTTGGATATTATGTTGTTCCATTGCCTCTGATCGGTGAGTCTCACCGATATTCTAtcactttttcttctttctccctGGTTTCTAAATTTAAATCTGGGTTAATGGTTTTAATTCCACAATAGAGCAAGTAGTAACATAGATGATGCTACTTTTGGCGTAATTATTTTTAGGGTAATTACACTAAGCACTCCTACAATATTGCTCAGTTTTATATACACCGCTTGTACTTCTAAAAGAAACACGCAATACCCCTATATTATGAAAATCCAACACATTCTTATTTCCTTTATATAAAAATTAATACATGGACAAAGTTGCCCTTATCCCGATTTTCATTCAATCCTTCTAGAACAATTTCCATTATCCAACTTTTCCTCACAACTCAATAAGTTTGAGCCTTCTCCTCTATTGTTACCGTATCCCAGCAGCCTTACCAAGTGTGGCCTTATCCTCCAAAGTGTCTTGATTTCTCTTGTAAAGCTTTTGTCCAATAAGAGATTCACATTTTAATTGATTTATATATAACCGCTGTTCGGACTAATGGAGGCATAACTTCGGCAAACACCTTTGGTGAATGGTTCGTGACCAATTCGATCGACGATAATTACATCTATATATTTCTCTTTGAAAATAAACTTTTGttgcaaagaagaaaaagaagagaccGGAATACGGAAGTGTTTCAAGTTTAGAGAGTGTCCAACGGAATGGCCAGTAAATGACACGTGAGTAAGGATGGGAATAGGGATAAGGGCAACTTCcatatattaatttttatatgAAGGAAATAAGAAATGTGTAGGATTTCCATAATATAGGGGCATTAAGTGTTTGATTTAGAAATACATGGGTATATCTAAAATTAAGTGATATTATAGGGGTGTTTAGCATAATTTACCCTTGCTTTTATAGTAAAATAGATAGATGATTCTGTTTAATTAATCGAGTATTTTAAATGGCCTTCATAGTAGTTATTTGATGCAATTATTCATAGGAATCATGAATATCTGGAAAGCTACACTGCTTGAATGCCCATTCTTCCCTCTTTACTGATGGAAATGCTAAAATTGGTGTTGCCTCTATTCAATTGCTGGTTTACAAATAATTCTcgttcttatttttttttctagAATAAATGTTGTCCCTTTTCTCAAATGACAGCGTTACTTTTCTATCTTGTTTTGAGAATCGAGTATTTCACAGCCTTTGTGGTGGTTGTTATTCGAAAAGATTTATGCATTTGGCTTCAAAGATCCATTGTGTGTATAGTTAGAAGAATGTTGCTACAGGATCCGAACTTCCTGTTTCCCATTTATTTTCTGACAAAAATTGCAGAgccttgagattgatattttatcaAGGCAAAGAAAAACTTTTTTCTGACAGTTCTATTACTTCAGAATGAGTGTTAATATTTGGCCGAAGTGACAAATTACTCATTTAGAATGAACTATCACATGAGATATAAATGAGGTACCATCTGACATATTGTGCATTATTCATTCTCTTCTGTCAGTTTTTAGAGGAGTAATAAGAAGAATTCTATGAACCACACTGGGTAATGCCTTCCCAAATTCATGTGGCATATTGTCATGCTCTTTGCTCCTTTAGCTGATAAGTCTTCTCTTCTGATGTGTGGGGTGTTTCTCCTATCTAAGCTGTAAGTGAGGATTGAGAAAGCTACACATATCTTTGTCAGAAGACTGACATATATTTATGCTTCTAACTGAAATTTGTCTCTTACATATATAAGAAGAGAAATTTTCATTGAAAGAGCTTTCATTCTGGAATAAACTATTTGGAAGGTCTGCTATAAGCGCCCAACTAAATTCCATGTTGAAAATTTCTGAGCAGTCGTATGCTTCTCTGTCAGGACATCCAATTTGATTGCAGACTTCATTTTTCTTAGTGCATGTGGTCTTATTCATCTAGAGGAACAAGAAAGTAAATTTCAGATAACCATGTATAGGTAAATAAATGTGGTTTCAATTGCCTGAGGAATATGCAGCTGCACTAAGGGCAATTAACACCCCCGTTATGCTGGTTGAATCTATGTAAACCATTGTGAGTTTGGATTTTCCGTCTTTTACCTTCCTGTTACTGTGCTAGCATAATGGTCAATTCTTCCATTGGTACTTATATGAAAAACCTGTGTTTCCTGAGCAGACATGCGCAGAGACAAATGACAAGGCATTTCTGTGATTATTTTTGCAAGCACCAGCCAACTCATTGCGGTTTTGTATCTGAACCAAGCCTCCGAATTCCATTATTCTACTATTTCTGCATCCAAGTCAAATTGTTTCTCATCTTCAGTTCAAATTGAGGGATCTCAAAGAAGATATTTTAGGTCTAGTATCTCCAAGCTGAAGAACAGCTGTCACTTGTTAATACTTAGAACTGCAGTGAATCCCAGATATACTTGGAAGCCGTGCCTTGATATTTCTATTCAGTTccaaaatgtgaatatgaggctgTTCTTGCCCAATCAGTCAAAAGTTCCGGAAAAAACTGATGCAGAGTAGGGCATATTTCTGGGCTGTGATGTATATGAGTTTTTTCTTGCCCAATCAGTCAAAAGTTCTGGAGAAACTGAAGCAGAGTAGGGCATATTTCTGGGGCGACGTTTTACATCTGCTGGTTTATTTATTGGTTTGTCAGTCTGCTATTTAGCCTCTCAACTAGTGCATACTGAGCTGAAGCATCAGAAGAAAATAGGGGAAATAACTGTGCTTCCTCAACCGCTGGCTATTCACATGGAAAGGTCTATACTGACTACTCTGTAATTGGTGAGTGGTGCATTCTGGACTTTTATGTTCTGTTTCTTTCCACTTTCCAGGTTTGGTTGATATGATAAACTACTCTTCCACCTACTGATTATGTGAAAGCATATTACAGTAACTTTAAGGCCCTTGCTTagaaattcaaacttaatgataGATGTGGACCCAAGATTTAGAGTCATTGAGGTCGGAGGTGGTGCGGTGTATGTACTTTGTATGCATGGTTCGAGTTAAGAAAATTGTGTCTGGTTGAACTCCCTACAAAGGGCTAGATCTGCCTCTACACTAACTAGTACTAGTAGTTACTATCGAAGTTATTTTAATTGAAAAGACTGCTTCATTTCATGCAGGTATATCTGGAGATGGAAGATGTTTATTTCATTCTGTTGCTCATGGTGCTTGTTTAAGGTCGGGGGAAGCCTCTCACCTGATGAGAACCTACAGAGGCAATTAGCAGATGAATTGCGTGGGAGCACAATGGAGCATGTACAACAGTGGCCAAAGAGGTCTGAAGTTTTCACTATTTTTTTGGGTTAAACAGAAATGTTTTATAACACACCGCTACATGTTTACTACTCAACAACACCATAAAATTTGGTTAACTTTTAGTCCAGAAGGTTAAGAAACACTACTTAAATTATACGCACTTATAGTTTAATATTTCTTGCATTGATAGAGTAAAAAGTATTTGTATTATATTATCAGTGTGTATAATGTAAACAATGTTATTTGTGCTAATGCTAACCAAATTTTACAATATTCTTAAATCCATAAACATGTAGCGGTTTGTTTAATTTGCTCCAATTTGCAACATGATGCATGCTAGAATCAGCtggtaggggtgtacatggacctgattggttcgatttttattaaaatcaaaccaaaccaaatcaactatatcggtttggattagttcggttttgtcggatttttttgctacatgaatattatttaaattttactttgttaaatttttttgtaagtaaaatatatgtttagtaaaatttttaaaaattgacaaaaatataatttattaaaataattttatgaaAGAATTTTGTtaataacacatgatagttaCTTTTTTAATCGTTTGACAATAATTTTTTATTGATATATACTTTCAAGATTAAACAAATTtattaattaaacataaaaatcagtaTGATATCTAattaatgatatgttctatttaattttagatgtcgaaataccacttcaaattcgaaaaaaatataagaatttaataaatctTGCCATATGaacatggaagaacaaagagattgacacatttcagtaacacttgataagaaagtgatcatataaTCTATTACTTAAGGTTGATACAAATGGAgtacttcatattctattaaatattacatcccataagagAATCGCAAATATTTCTAGAATTTTtgtaaagaaaattctatataaagtcttaaagtatatataaaaattatatatttttgtatgtcggtttggttcggatttttttactcaataccaaaccaaatcaaacaaaATTTAATCGAGTTTTTTAATCAGTTTGGTATgatttttcggttcggtttgtacacccctatcAGCTGGTAtgcaaaagttttttttttttcttgagaGATGAGACTTGTGGCCAATGCAAATTTGATCCCTTTCTTTGCATAGTATAGGAATTGGCAAGGCCAGATGTTTGTTTCATGCTATTATTGCTCATATCTTTTGCGAAAATCgaaaattttcttttcttgatCTTATATTAAAAATAGTATCTGTACAAATATTGTAAtaactgtatacggtcaaaaccgagcttGCCCTTCGTGTGATTAATCTAGGTCGGAACATGATGGATCGAGggtcgtcattataatatcgagcttGAGAtctagagaccgatcaatatcgagctcgagacccagagaccaatcaatatcgagctcgagatctagagaccgatcaatatcgagctcatgtCAATATCGAACTCGATATCTAGAGATCGATCCACACCAAGACCGGCCAAGATCGAAATCGAGCCAAGGGACAAAAGAGCCGTTATAGCCCCACTTAGGGAGAGAATCTCAGCGAAAatcaaggaaaaactaattacttaatctatcatgggatcccactattatttttaatcatacccaatatgggattcccccactatattaagagcGATTATCATTTGTAAGAGGACACTGATTGATACACACATTCATTCTAATATACACAAGAAAATAGTGCTGATACTGTCCTTCTCTGGTTTTTGGTATTTTGGTCATATTGTTTCTTCTATCAATTGTTCTTCACCCAATTTGGAGGTGATTAAATTGGAAGGCTTAGGCTAACTAGTTCATCTGgtttgcattcatctcccttataATTAATTTCAGTACACATCTACTTATCTTTTCCAATTTATACCACGTATTCttagaactgcgtataaattcaactctatccatttttcgggtaaacagtttggcgcctaccgtggggctaaggataatagtggttatttggtacgaatctctgtgaaatacactattttacacttgctcttggaagtgcctttgatttcaggttaaaaacaacgaactctcaattaatggccctatcTATCgataacgaagctggccttcaagatgagaataacaacctgACGCCTGGGGATAAAAGGCTACTCGTCGACCCCGTTGGAACTCAAGCCgtagatccaattgacgttaattcacatgtggccattgaggcgaaccaacgttccgactcagaaaacaacattcatggtggaactcgatctgcagttcgaaatacaCAAAAATGCTGGAGGAGACGGGATCagcctgcgtatgattttcgaaatgttgcaagctcaacaagtagcgatagctcagttgcagagccaaacccaggtaccgagcaggctcgagcctggtccaccccaagaagtcacccgcGAAACGGTGCCAACTGTAGTAAAGTCGAATGAACAAGAATTGGGGACTAATCCTGAAATTattaagatgctcgaggaactgacaaaacgaataaagtcaggagaaaggaggattgaagcaaacgaccaaaaggtggaaacttataactctagggttgatcagatcccgggggcaccatcaatattgaagggcttggatttcaaaaaattcgtgcaaaagccttttcccccgagcgcggctccaaaaTCGATCCCCaaaaagttccgcatgcccgaaattcctaaatacaatggaacgaccgaccccaacgaacatgtcacctcttacacatgtgccatcaaagggaacgatctataagatgacgagatcgaatccgtattattaaagaagttcggtgaaaccctgtcaaagggagcaatgatatggtatcataatttaccgcctaactctatcgattcttttgctatgcttgcagattctttcgtaaaagcacatgccggagccataaaggtcgaaaccagaaagtcggaTCTATTTaaggtaagacaaaaagataacgaaatgctaagagagtttgtatctcgtttccaaatggaacaaatggatttaccaccggtcacagatgattgggcagttcaagctttcacccaaggactaaacgaacgaagctcgatggcttcacgacggttgaagaagaacttgatcgagtacccggctgttacctgggccgatgtacacaatcgatatcaatcgaagattagagtcgaagacgaccagttgggttctaggTTCGTTATTTAAAGGGACACCGACCGAGAACCGAGGTCGAATAGGGACCGATACAGGCCGTATAACGAAGATCGTAAGGGTGGCGAGCCAGGACGCAACCCCGTACGAGGTGAAAGgaaaagtgatcgaggccaagggtctcgaagGCTGATGAATAAGAGTAGGTTCGACAAGCACaccagacctaaggaagcactacggttatcagaatataacttcaacattgatgcatccgccaccGTATcggatactaaatggcctcgacctc
Encoded proteins:
- the LOC104102956 gene encoding pentatricopeptide repeat-containing protein At2g30780-like translates to MMKRVWRISDASQTEAILQRFSENYRKHSWCYTIARASANTLWVRGLAGGAASSQPAWSQVFALFADRWSHADSLVKQDLRERVSHLRDELLACSGDAEKIERILADRGVLLFRRYADGSAVVELLKQLKSSPQLALQAFDWRRRQLDYWTPMTAEEYSKAIVVAGRLKNVDLAAELFKEASNKQLKSTSLYNALMTAYMFNGLAVKCQSVFRDLKREATCTPTIVTYNILISVFGRLMLIDHMEATLREINDLNICPNVSTYNNLIAGYITAWMWDDVEKTYRIMKAGGVTPDLATHLLMLRGYAHSGKLDKMEEIYELVKGHVDQYGIPLIRSMICAYSKSSDVNKVQKIEELMRLIPKDDYRPWLNVILICLYAKEDLLDEMENSINEAFKRNTSVTTVGVMLCIISSYFRNNAVDELANFVSRAECAGWKICRSLYHCKMVMYASQRRLIEMEQVLGEMDKVNLDCSKKTFWILLKAYTTWGEKDKLHQVLGMMCKHGYGIPTNG